The following coding sequences are from one Strix uralensis isolate ZFMK-TIS-50842 chromosome 6, bStrUra1, whole genome shotgun sequence window:
- the CYP20A1 gene encoding cytochrome P450 20A1 isoform X2, whose translation MARRHKYRGATLMDTFHMIASDVLLQALMEMESTLRKVTKERRGRSFNRHIFIDTLLQGSLSDQQILEDTMIFSLAGCIITANLCTWAVYFLTTSEDVQQNLYKEMDCVLGKGPITHEKIEQLRYCRQVLCETVRTAKLTPIAAQLQELEGKVDQHTIPKETLVLYALGVMLQDSSSWPSPYKFDPERFNEESAMKNLSLLGFSGSQECPELRFAYMVATVLLSVLVRKLYLHPVKGQVMETKYELVTSPKEEAWITVSKRN comes from the exons ATG GCTAGAAGACACAAGTACAGAGGTGCTACTTTGATGGACACCTTCCACATGATAGCCTCTGATGTGCTATTACAAG CTCTGATGGAGATGGAATCCACCTTAAGGAAAGTTACAAAGGAGCGCCGAGGCAGATCATTCAACAGGCACATCTTTATAGACACCTTGCTGCAGGGGAGCCTGAGTGACCAGCAG ATTCTGGAAGATACAATGATTTTCTCCTTGGCAGGCTGCATAATCACGGCTAACT TGTGTACCTGGGCAGTCTATTTCCTGACAACCTCAGAAGATGTTCAACAGAACCTCTACAAGGAGATGGACTGCGTTCTGGGGAAGGGACCAATTACACATGAGAAAATCGAGCAGCTCAG ATACTGTCGGCAAGTTCTGTGTGAGACAGTGCGAACAGCAAAGCTGACTCCCATTGCtgcacagctgcaggagctggagggcAAAGTTGATCAACATACTATTCCCAAAGAG ACACTTGTGCTTTATGCTCTTGGTGTGATGCTGCAGGATAGTTCATCTTGGCCATCACCATACAA GTTTGACCCAGAGAGATTCAATGAGGAATCAGCCATGAAAAACCTCTCCTTGTTGGGTTTTTCAGGAAGCCAGGAGTGCCCAGAGTTGAG GTTTGCCTATATGGTGGCTACAGTTCTGCTGAGTGTCCTAGTAAGGAAACTGTATCTCcacccagtgaaaggacaagtCATGGAGACCAAATATGAGCTGGTAACCTCACCAAAGGAGGAAGCCTGGATAACAGTGTCTAAGAGAAACTAA
- the CYP20A1 gene encoding cytochrome P450 20A1 isoform X1 has protein sequence MLDFAIFAVTFLLILVGAVLYLYPASRQASGIPGLAPTDEKDGNLPDIIASSSLHEFLVNLHEKYGPLVSFWFGRRLVVSLGSIDLLKQHINPNRLLDPFETMLKSLLRYQSSLNGDTGESHMRRKLYETGVTKSLQSNFALIQKLSEELLAKWLSLPEAQHVPLCQHMLGFAMKSVTQTAMGSSFEDDREVIRFRRHHDAIWSEIGKGFLDGSLDKNMTRKKLYEDALMEMESTLRKVTKERRGRSFNRHIFIDTLLQGSLSDQQILEDTMIFSLAGCIITANLCTWAVYFLTTSEDVQQNLYKEMDCVLGKGPITHEKIEQLRYCRQVLCETVRTAKLTPIAAQLQELEGKVDQHTIPKETLVLYALGVMLQDSSSWPSPYKFDPERFNEESAMKNLSLLGFSGSQECPELRFAYMVATVLLSVLVRKLYLHPVKGQVMETKYELVTSPKEEAWITVSKRN, from the exons ATGCTGGACTTCGCCATCTTTGCCGTCACTTTCCTGCTCATCCTGGTGGGCGCCGTGCTCTACCTCTACCCG GCATCTAGGCAAGCATCAGGTATCCCTGGGCTGGCTCCAACTGATGAAAA GGATGGCAACCTGCCAGATATCATTGCCAGCAGCAGTTTGCATGAGTTCCTGGTGAATCTTCATGAGAAATATGGCCCACTGGTCTCTTTCTGGTTTGGAAGGCGTCTTGTGGTCAGCCTTGGCTCAATTGATCTCCTGAAACAACATATTAACCCCAACCGGTTGT TGGATCCCTTTGAGACAATGTTGAAGTCCCTCTTGAGGTACCAGTCCAGCCTGAATGGGGATACAGGAGAGAGCCACATGAGGAGAAAGCTGTATGAAACTGGTGTGACCAAGTCCTTGCAAAGTAACTTTGCTCTCATCCAGAAG CTGTCAGAAGAGCTACTAGCCAAATGGCTCTCTCTCCCTGAGGCACAACATGTGCCACTCTGCCAGCACATGCTGGGCTTTGCCATGAAGTCTGTCACGCAGACAGCTATGGGCAGCAGCTTTGAAGATGACCGGGAAGTCATCCGATTCCGCAGGCACCATGATGCA ATCTGGTCAGAGATTGGGAAAGGTTTCTTGGATGGGTCCCTTGACAAAAACATGACTAGGAAGAAGCTCTACGAAGATG CTCTGATGGAGATGGAATCCACCTTAAGGAAAGTTACAAAGGAGCGCCGAGGCAGATCATTCAACAGGCACATCTTTATAGACACCTTGCTGCAGGGGAGCCTGAGTGACCAGCAG ATTCTGGAAGATACAATGATTTTCTCCTTGGCAGGCTGCATAATCACGGCTAACT TGTGTACCTGGGCAGTCTATTTCCTGACAACCTCAGAAGATGTTCAACAGAACCTCTACAAGGAGATGGACTGCGTTCTGGGGAAGGGACCAATTACACATGAGAAAATCGAGCAGCTCAG ATACTGTCGGCAAGTTCTGTGTGAGACAGTGCGAACAGCAAAGCTGACTCCCATTGCtgcacagctgcaggagctggagggcAAAGTTGATCAACATACTATTCCCAAAGAG ACACTTGTGCTTTATGCTCTTGGTGTGATGCTGCAGGATAGTTCATCTTGGCCATCACCATACAA GTTTGACCCAGAGAGATTCAATGAGGAATCAGCCATGAAAAACCTCTCCTTGTTGGGTTTTTCAGGAAGCCAGGAGTGCCCAGAGTTGAG GTTTGCCTATATGGTGGCTACAGTTCTGCTGAGTGTCCTAGTAAGGAAACTGTATCTCcacccagtgaaaggacaagtCATGGAGACCAAATATGAGCTGGTAACCTCACCAAAGGAGGAAGCCTGGATAACAGTGTCTAAGAGAAACTAA